From one Pseudomonas fluorescens genomic stretch:
- a CDS encoding AAA family ATPase encodes MSQALITALQNPALFPHPVKAFQVIETHISWVLLTGDYAYKIKKPMNFGFLDFTELSQRAHFCAEELRLNQRLTEGLYLEVLPITGSAEAPQLGGAGEPIEYALKMRQFPQSQMLSTLQANSELTAAHIDQMAEQIARFHLAAPKVAVDHPLGTPDSVMAPVEQNFEQIRPFLSDKADLQQLDALQAWAQDSFKRLHGLLEQRKAEGFIRECHGDIHLGNATLIDGKVVIFDCIEFNEPFRLTDVYADAAFLAMDLEDRGLKSLSRRFISQYLELTGDYAGLELLNFYKAYRALVRAKVALFSMPANADAVQRATTLRTYRNYANLAESYSAIPSRFLAITHGVSAVGKSHVAMRLVDALGAIRLRSDVERKRMFGEQASANAGQLQAGIYSEDASQATYQRLHQLAETILRAGFPVVIDATYLKHDQRQAAASIASETGVPFLILDCNAPDAVIASWLAQRQADQNDPSDATLDVVKAQQASRDPLSAEELLQSKRVETNESGSLDLLVKQIRQRLPGL; translated from the coding sequence GTGAGCCAAGCCTTGATCACAGCCCTGCAGAATCCCGCCCTGTTCCCTCACCCGGTGAAGGCATTTCAGGTTATCGAGACGCATATCTCCTGGGTGCTGCTCACCGGTGACTATGCCTACAAGATCAAGAAGCCGATGAACTTCGGCTTTCTCGATTTCACCGAACTGTCCCAGCGGGCACACTTCTGCGCTGAGGAGCTGCGCCTGAACCAGCGCCTGACCGAAGGCCTGTACCTGGAAGTGCTGCCGATCACCGGCAGCGCCGAAGCGCCGCAACTGGGTGGCGCAGGCGAGCCAATCGAATACGCGCTGAAAATGCGCCAGTTCCCCCAGAGCCAGATGCTCAGCACCCTGCAGGCCAACAGCGAACTGACCGCTGCGCACATCGACCAGATGGCCGAGCAGATCGCCCGCTTCCACCTGGCGGCGCCAAAAGTTGCCGTGGACCATCCGCTGGGCACGCCAGACAGCGTCATGGCCCCGGTCGAGCAGAACTTCGAGCAGATTCGCCCGTTCCTTTCCGACAAGGCTGACCTGCAGCAGCTGGATGCCCTGCAAGCCTGGGCCCAGGACAGCTTCAAGCGCCTGCATGGCCTGCTTGAGCAGCGCAAGGCAGAAGGCTTCATTCGCGAATGCCACGGTGATATCCACCTGGGCAACGCCACCCTGATCGACGGCAAGGTGGTGATTTTCGACTGCATCGAGTTCAACGAGCCGTTCCGCCTGACCGACGTTTATGCCGATGCCGCGTTCCTGGCCATGGACCTCGAAGACCGCGGCCTGAAGTCGCTGTCGCGCCGCTTCATCAGCCAGTACCTGGAACTGACCGGTGACTACGCCGGCCTGGAACTGCTGAACTTCTACAAGGCCTATCGCGCGCTGGTGCGGGCCAAGGTCGCGCTGTTCAGCATGCCGGCCAACGCCGATGCCGTGCAGCGCGCCACGACCCTGCGCACCTACCGCAACTATGCCAACCTGGCGGAAAGCTACAGCGCCATCCCTTCGCGCTTTCTGGCCATCACCCACGGTGTATCCGCGGTCGGCAAGAGCCACGTAGCCATGCGCCTGGTCGATGCCCTGGGCGCCATCCGCCTGCGTTCGGACGTCGAGCGCAAGCGCATGTTCGGTGAGCAAGCCAGCGCCAATGCCGGCCAGCTGCAAGCCGGCATCTACAGCGAAGACGCCAGCCAGGCCACCTACCAACGCCTGCATCAGCTGGCTGAAACCATCCTGCGCGCCGGCTTCCCGGTGGTGATCGACGCCACTTACCTCAAGCACGACCAGCGCCAGGCCGCCGCCAGCATTGCCAGCGAAACCGGTGTGCCGTTCCTGATCCTCGACTGCAACGCCCCGGATGCGGTGATCGCCAGCTGGCTGGCCCAGCGTCAGGCTGATCAGAACGATCCGTCGGACGCCACCCTGGACGTGGTCAAGGCCCAGCAGGCCAGCCGTGATCCGCTCAGTGCCGAAGAGTTGCTGCAAAGCAAACGCGTTGAAACCAACGAAAGCGGCAGCCTCGATCTGCTGGTCAAGCAGATCCGCCAGCGCCTGCCCGGGCTCTGA
- the mrcB gene encoding penicillin-binding protein 1B, with the protein MTRSRSPRTAKKRPSGRSRAWLGWALKLSLVGLVLVAGYAIYLDAVVQEKFSGKRWTIPAKVYARPLELFVGQKLSKADFLIELDALGYRRESVANGPGAAAVNGNTVDLNTRGFQFYEGMETAQAVRVRFSGDYVAGLSGANGSKLDVVRLEPLLIGGLYPKNLEDRILIKIDQVPPYLLETLVAVEDRDFYHHFGVSPKSIARAVWVNTSSGAMRQGGSTLTQQLVKNFYLTNERSLSRKLNEAMMALLLELHYDKREILEAYLNEVFVGQDGQRAVHGFGLASQFFFSQPLSELKLHQIALLVGMVKGPSYYNPRRYPERATMRRNLVLDLLAEQGVATPEAVEAAKKMPLGVTKRGSLADSSYPGFLDLVKRQLRQDYRDEDLTEEGLRIFTSFDPILQMKSEAAMAETFKRLAGRKGADEVEAAMVVTNPETGEVQALIGSRQAGFAGFNRAIDAVRPIGSLVKPAVYLTALEKPSKYTLTSWVQDEPFSVKGADGQVWRPQNYDRRSHGTIYLYQGLANSYNLSTAKLGLELGVPNVLKTIGRLGVNVDWPAFPSMMLGAGGMSPMQVATMYQTLANGGFNTPMRGIRSVLTAEGEPLKRYPFQIQQTFDPGAIYLVQNAMQRVMREGTGRSVYSVLPSSLNLAGKTGTSNDSRDSWFAGFSQDLLAVVWLGRDDNGKTPFTGATGALQVWTSFMRKADPLPLDMPLPDNVVQAWIDPHSGQGSDASCPGAVQMPYIRGSEPPAGAACGGEPDPAESVMDWVKGWMN; encoded by the coding sequence ATGACTCGATCTCGATCCCCCCGTACCGCTAAAAAACGCCCGTCTGGCCGCTCGCGTGCCTGGCTGGGCTGGGCCTTGAAGCTCAGCCTGGTCGGCCTTGTGCTGGTGGCGGGCTATGCCATTTACCTCGACGCCGTGGTCCAGGAGAAATTCTCCGGCAAGCGCTGGACCATCCCGGCCAAGGTGTATGCCCGGCCGCTGGAGCTGTTCGTCGGCCAGAAGCTGAGCAAGGCCGACTTCCTCATCGAACTCGATGCCCTCGGCTATCGCCGCGAAAGCGTCGCCAATGGCCCGGGTGCGGCCGCGGTCAACGGCAATACCGTCGATCTGAACACCCGCGGCTTCCAGTTCTATGAAGGCATGGAAACGGCGCAAGCAGTGCGCGTGCGTTTCTCTGGCGACTATGTAGCAGGCCTTAGCGGTGCCAACGGCTCGAAACTCGACGTGGTACGCCTCGAGCCGCTGCTGATCGGCGGCCTGTACCCGAAAAACCTTGAAGACCGCATCCTGATCAAGATCGACCAGGTGCCACCGTACCTGCTGGAAACCCTGGTGGCCGTGGAAGACCGCGACTTCTATCACCACTTCGGCGTGTCGCCCAAGTCGATTGCCCGGGCCGTTTGGGTCAACACCTCGTCCGGTGCCATGCGCCAGGGCGGCAGTACCCTGACCCAGCAGTTGGTGAAGAACTTCTACCTGACCAACGAACGCAGTCTCAGCCGCAAGCTCAATGAAGCAATGATGGCCTTGCTGCTCGAGCTGCATTACGACAAGCGCGAAATCCTTGAGGCCTACCTCAACGAGGTGTTCGTCGGCCAGGACGGTCAGCGTGCGGTGCACGGCTTCGGCCTGGCCAGCCAGTTCTTCTTCAGCCAGCCGCTGTCGGAGCTCAAGCTGCACCAGATCGCCTTGCTGGTCGGGATGGTCAAGGGGCCTTCCTACTACAACCCGCGGCGTTACCCGGAGCGGGCGACGATGCGGCGTAACCTGGTGCTCGACTTGCTGGCCGAGCAGGGCGTGGCGACCCCGGAAGCGGTGGAAGCGGCGAAGAAAATGCCGCTGGGCGTGACCAAGCGCGGCAGTCTGGCCGATAGCTCCTACCCGGGCTTTCTCGACCTGGTCAAACGCCAGCTGCGCCAGGACTACCGTGACGAAGACTTGACCGAAGAAGGCCTGCGCATCTTTACCAGCTTCGACCCGATCCTGCAGATGAAATCCGAAGCGGCCATGGCCGAGACCTTCAAGCGCCTGGCCGGGCGCAAGGGCGCCGATGAAGTCGAGGCGGCAATGGTCGTGACCAACCCGGAGACCGGTGAAGTCCAGGCCCTGATCGGCAGCCGCCAGGCCGGTTTCGCCGGCTTCAACCGCGCAATCGATGCGGTGCGGCCGATCGGCTCGCTGGTCAAGCCGGCGGTATACCTGACCGCCCTGGAAAAACCGAGCAAATACACCCTGACCAGTTGGGTCCAGGATGAACCGTTTTCGGTCAAAGGCGCCGATGGCCAGGTGTGGAGGCCGCAGAACTACGACCGTCGTTCCCACGGCACCATTTATCTGTATCAGGGCCTGGCCAACTCCTACAACCTGTCGACCGCCAAGCTCGGCCTGGAGCTGGGCGTGCCGAATGTGCTGAAAACCATCGGCCGACTGGGCGTGAACGTCGACTGGCCAGCCTTCCCGTCGATGATGCTCGGGGCGGGCGGGATGTCGCCGATGCAGGTCGCGACCATGTACCAGACCCTGGCCAACGGAGGCTTCAACACGCCGATGCGCGGTATCCGCAGCGTGCTGACCGCCGAGGGCGAGCCGCTCAAGCGTTATCCGTTCCAGATCCAGCAGACCTTCGATCCGGGTGCCATTTATCTGGTGCAGAACGCCATGCAGCGGGTCATGCGCGAAGGTACCGGGCGTTCGGTCTACAGTGTGCTGCCAAGCTCGTTGAACCTGGCGGGCAAGACTGGTACCAGTAACGACTCCCGTGACAGCTGGTTCGCAGGCTTCAGCCAGGACCTGCTGGCGGTGGTCTGGCTGGGCCGTGACGATAACGGTAAAACCCCGTTCACCGGTGCTACCGGCGCGTTGCAGGTCTGGACCAGTTTCATGCGCAAGGCCGACCCGCTGCCGCTGGACATGCCGCTGCCCGACAACGTGGTGCAGGCCTGGATCGATCCGCATAGCGGCCAGGGCTCGGACGCCAGTTGCCCGGGCGCCGTGCAGATGCCGTATATTCGCGGAAGTGAACCGCCGGCCGGGGCCGCCTGTGGCGGTGAGCCGGATCCTGCCGAGTCCGTCATGGACTGGGTCAAGGGTTGGATGAATTAA
- a CDS encoding lipoprotein, translating to MNKWWFPALTALALLNGCASNPRGSIPVVDSSTRVSNSERVTANRGAPAQVNNGSRQAQAVPQDSGVMVMVPPGAGASPIQTFPAATGAAPISTGPITPGPSSSAPFDSSSTNAGSYTMPSTSAPSAPSGIPRSSAASGGLSADEQLDGPVLALLTTAQQQQSGGDYNGASSSLERAQRIAPREPQVLYRLAQVRLAQGDAAQSEQLARRALTYANGRPDLQAGLWNIIAQSREKQGDSAGAALARQKAQVNL from the coding sequence GTGAACAAGTGGTGGTTTCCAGCCTTGACGGCGCTGGCTTTGCTCAACGGCTGCGCCAGCAATCCGCGCGGCTCCATTCCCGTGGTCGATTCCAGTACCCGGGTCTCCAACAGCGAGCGGGTCACGGCCAACCGTGGCGCGCCGGCGCAGGTCAATAACGGTTCGCGTCAGGCCCAGGCCGTACCGCAGGACTCCGGGGTGATGGTCATGGTCCCGCCGGGGGCCGGTGCCTCTCCAATCCAGACTTTCCCGGCCGCCACCGGCGCCGCGCCGATCAGCACAGGGCCCATTACTCCGGGCCCGAGCAGCTCGGCGCCGTTCGACAGCAGTTCGACCAACGCCGGCAGCTACACCATGCCGAGCACCAGCGCCCCGAGTGCGCCCAGTGGCATTCCGCGCTCCAGCGCTGCCAGTGGCGGCCTCTCGGCTGACGAACAGCTCGATGGCCCGGTGCTGGCGCTGTTGACCACCGCCCAGCAACAGCAGAGCGGCGGCGACTACAACGGTGCTTCATCGAGCCTGGAACGTGCCCAGCGCATTGCCCCGCGTGAGCCGCAGGTGCTTTACCGTCTGGCCCAGGTACGCCTGGCCCAGGGCGACGCCGCGCAGTCCGAGCAACTGGCGCGCCGTGCGCTGACCTACGCCAACGGTCGCCCCGACCTGCAGGCCGGGCTGTGGAACATCATTGCCCAGTCGCGCGAGAAGCAGGGCGACTCGGCCGGTGCAGCGCTGGCCCGGCAGAAAGCCCAGGTCAACCTGTAA
- a CDS encoding YqcC family protein translates to MDQRILDIADHLLLIERELHVQGWWSEEPPSPEALASTVPFAVDSMNFDQWLQWIFLPKMKVILENGLALPNASGILVMAETVYVDRPEQSRELRRLLAEFDQLISPSA, encoded by the coding sequence ATGGATCAACGCATCCTCGATATCGCCGATCACTTGCTGCTGATCGAGCGCGAACTGCACGTCCAGGGCTGGTGGAGCGAAGAGCCGCCCAGCCCCGAGGCGCTGGCCAGCACGGTGCCCTTTGCGGTCGATAGCATGAACTTCGATCAGTGGTTGCAGTGGATTTTCCTGCCGAAAATGAAAGTGATTCTCGAGAACGGCCTGGCACTGCCAAATGCCTCCGGGATTCTGGTCATGGCTGAAACGGTATACGTCGACCGCCCGGAGCAAAGCCGCGAGCTACGCAGGCTGCTAGCAGAGTTTGACCAATTGATCAGTCCTTCTGCCTGA
- a CDS encoding acetolactate synthase 3 large subunit — MELLSGAEMVVRFLRDEGVKHIYGYPGGALLHVYDALFKEPEVSHILVRHEQAATHMADGYARATGKAGVVLVTSGPGATNAITGIATAYMDSIPMVILSGQVPSTMVGTDAFQETDMIGISRPIVKHSFMIKHASEIPEVLKKAFYLAQSGRPGPVVVDIPKDMTNPAEKFEYVYPKKVKMRSYSPAVRGHSGQIRKAAEMLLAAKRPVVYAGGGVILGGGSAALTEVAQMLNLPVTNTLMGLGGYPGTDRQFLGMLGMHGSYTANLAMHHADVIFAVGARFDDRVVNGPAKFCPNAKVIHIDIDPASISKTIKADVPIVGPVESVLTEMVATLREIGEQPDKAAMDAWWKQIEEWRGDRDMFPYDKGDGSVIKPQTVIETLCEVTKGDAFVTSDVGQHQMFAAQYYRFNKPNRWINSGGLGTMGFGFPAAMGVKLNFPDQDVACVTGEGSIQMNIQELSTCLQYDLPVKIVNLNNGVLGMVRQWQDMAYNSRHSHSYMESLPDFVKLAEAYGHVGIRITSLKDLKPKLEEAFAMKDRLVFIDIQVDNSEHVYPMQIKDGSMRDMWLSKTERT, encoded by the coding sequence GTGGAGCTTTTATCTGGCGCTGAGATGGTCGTCCGCTTTTTGCGTGACGAAGGCGTTAAGCACATCTACGGGTACCCTGGTGGTGCTCTCCTTCATGTTTACGATGCCCTGTTCAAAGAACCGGAAGTAAGCCACATCCTGGTTCGTCACGAGCAGGCAGCTACCCATATGGCGGACGGTTACGCCCGTGCCACCGGCAAGGCCGGTGTGGTACTGGTGACCTCTGGTCCAGGCGCAACCAATGCCATCACCGGTATTGCCACCGCGTACATGGACTCCATTCCGATGGTCATCCTCTCCGGTCAGGTGCCCAGCACCATGGTCGGCACCGATGCCTTCCAGGAAACCGACATGATCGGTATTTCCCGGCCGATCGTGAAGCACAGCTTCATGATCAAACACGCCTCGGAAATCCCTGAAGTACTGAAAAAAGCTTTCTATCTGGCGCAATCCGGTCGCCCGGGCCCGGTCGTGGTCGATATCCCGAAAGACATGACCAACCCTGCGGAAAAGTTCGAATACGTCTACCCCAAAAAGGTCAAGATGCGTTCCTACAGCCCGGCTGTTCGTGGTCACTCGGGGCAGATCCGCAAGGCTGCCGAGATGTTGCTGGCGGCCAAGCGTCCAGTGGTCTACGCCGGTGGCGGCGTCATCCTCGGTGGCGGCTCCGCGGCCCTGACTGAAGTTGCGCAGATGCTCAACCTGCCGGTCACCAACACCTTGATGGGCCTGGGCGGCTACCCGGGTACCGATCGCCAGTTCCTCGGCATGCTCGGCATGCACGGCAGCTACACCGCCAACCTGGCCATGCACCACGCCGACGTGATCTTCGCCGTCGGTGCGCGCTTCGACGACCGCGTGGTCAACGGCCCGGCCAAGTTCTGCCCGAACGCCAAGGTTATCCACATCGACATCGACCCGGCGTCGATCTCCAAGACCATCAAGGCCGACGTGCCGATTGTTGGCCCGGTTGAGAGCGTTCTGACCGAAATGGTCGCGACCTTGCGCGAAATCGGCGAGCAACCGGACAAGGCCGCGATGGACGCCTGGTGGAAGCAGATCGAAGAGTGGCGTGGCGATCGCGACATGTTCCCTTACGACAAGGGCGACGGCAGCGTGATCAAGCCGCAGACCGTGATCGAGACCCTCTGCGAAGTGACCAAGGGCGATGCCTTCGTGACCTCCGACGTTGGTCAGCACCAGATGTTCGCGGCGCAGTACTACCGCTTCAACAAACCCAACCGCTGGATCAACTCCGGTGGCCTGGGCACCATGGGCTTCGGCTTCCCGGCGGCCATGGGCGTCAAGCTGAACTTCCCGGACCAGGACGTTGCCTGCGTCACCGGTGAGGGCAGCATCCAGATGAACATTCAGGAGCTGTCGACCTGCCTGCAGTACGACCTGCCGGTGAAGATCGTCAACCTCAACAACGGCGTCCTGGGCATGGTCCGCCAATGGCAGGACATGGCCTACAACAGCCGTCACTCGCACTCCTACATGGAATCGCTGCCTGACTTCGTCAAGCTGGCCGAAGCCTATGGTCACGTGGGTATCCGCATCACCAGCCTGAAAGACCTCAAGCCCAAGCTCGAGGAAGCGTTCGCCATGAAAGACCGCCTGGTGTTCATCGACATCCAGGTCGACAACAGTGAGCACGTCTACCCGATGCAGATCAAAGACGGCTCTATGCGCGACATGTGGCTGAGCAAGACGGAGCGTACCTAA
- the ilvN gene encoding acetolactate synthase small subunit: MRHIISLLLENEPGALSRVVGLFSQRNYNIESLTVAPTEDPTLSRLTLTTVGHDEVIEQITKNLNKLVEVVKLVDLSESAHIERELMLVKIKATGAQRAEIKRTTDIYRGQIVDVSSSVYTVQLTGASDKLDSFIQAIGTASILETVRSGVTGIARGDKVLSI, from the coding sequence ATGCGGCACATTATTTCCCTGCTGTTGGAAAACGAACCCGGTGCCTTGTCTCGCGTGGTCGGTCTGTTCTCGCAGCGTAACTACAACATCGAAAGCCTGACGGTGGCGCCAACCGAAGACCCGACCCTGTCGCGTCTGACGTTGACCACGGTCGGTCATGATGAGGTGATCGAGCAGATCACCAAAAACCTGAACAAGCTGGTTGAAGTCGTCAAGCTGGTCGACCTCTCGGAAAGCGCGCACATCGAACGTGAACTGATGCTGGTCAAGATCAAGGCCACGGGTGCCCAGCGTGCCGAGATCAAACGCACCACCGATATCTATCGTGGGCAGATCGTCGACGTCAGCAGCAGCGTCTATACCGTTCAGCTGACTGGCGCCAGCGACAAGCTTGACAGCTTCATTCAGGCCATCGGTACCGCGTCCATTCTCGAAACAGTGCGCAGCGGCGTTACCGGCATTGCCCGTGGCGACAAAGTGCTCAGCATCTAA
- the ilvC gene encoding ketol-acid reductoisomerase: MKVYYDKDCDLSIIQGKKVAIIGYGSQGHAQACNLKDSGVDVTVGLRKGSGTVAKAEAHGLKVADVATAVAGADLVMILTPDEFQSQLYKNEVEPNIKKGATLAFSHGFAIHYNQVVPRADLDVIMIAPKAPGHTVRSEFVKGGGIPDLIAIYQDASGNAKNVALSYAAGVGGGRTGIIETTFKDETETDLFGEQAVLCGGTVELVKAGFETLVEAGYAPEMAYFECLHELKLIVDLMYEGGIANMNYSISNNAEYGEYVTGPEVINAESRQAMRNALKRIQDGEYAKMFISEGATGYPSMTAKRRNNAAHGIEVIGEQLRSMMPWIAANKIVDKAKN; encoded by the coding sequence ATGAAAGTTTATTACGACAAAGACTGTGATCTTTCCATCATCCAGGGCAAGAAAGTTGCCATCATCGGTTACGGCTCCCAGGGCCACGCTCAGGCGTGCAACCTGAAAGACTCCGGTGTGGACGTCACTGTCGGTCTGCGTAAAGGTTCGGGCACCGTTGCCAAAGCCGAAGCTCACGGCCTGAAAGTTGCCGATGTAGCGACCGCTGTTGCCGGTGCCGACCTGGTCATGATCCTGACCCCGGACGAGTTCCAGTCCCAGCTGTACAAGAACGAAGTCGAGCCGAACATCAAGAAGGGCGCCACCCTGGCCTTCTCCCACGGTTTCGCCATCCACTACAACCAGGTCGTGCCACGCGCCGACCTGGACGTGATCATGATCGCGCCAAAAGCGCCAGGTCACACCGTACGTTCCGAGTTCGTCAAAGGCGGCGGCATCCCTGACCTGATCGCGATCTACCAGGACGCCTCCGGCAATGCCAAGAACGTTGCCCTGTCGTACGCCGCTGGTGTCGGTGGCGGCCGTACCGGCATCATCGAAACCACCTTCAAGGACGAGACCGAAACCGACCTGTTCGGCGAGCAGGCCGTTCTGTGTGGCGGTACCGTCGAGCTGGTCAAGGCCGGTTTCGAAACCCTGGTTGAAGCGGGCTACGCGCCTGAAATGGCCTACTTCGAGTGCCTGCACGAGCTGAAGCTGATCGTTGACCTCATGTACGAAGGCGGCATCGCCAACATGAACTACTCGATCTCCAACAACGCCGAATACGGCGAGTACGTGACCGGCCCGGAAGTCATCAACGCCGAATCCCGTCAGGCCATGCGCAACGCTCTGAAGCGCATCCAGGACGGCGAGTACGCCAAGATGTTCATCAGCGAAGGCGCCACCGGCTACCCTTCGATGACCGCCAAGCGTCGCAACAACGCTGCCCACGGCATCGAAGTCATCGGCGAGCAACTGCGCTCGATGATGCCTTGGATCGCGGCGAACAAAATCGTCGACAAGGCCAAGAACTGA
- the pssA gene encoding CDP-diacylglycerol--serine O-phosphatidyltransferase, whose protein sequence is MSERPEEPNKASDAESLLPIDEHVEEGHDAEGRKVRHRGIYLLPNLFTTANLFAGFYSIINSMSAQAALSAGDPREASKYFAFAAIAIFVAMVLDGLDGRVARMTNTQSAFGAEYDSLSDMVAFGVAPALLAFGWALGDMGKVGWMVAFIYVAGAALRLARFNTQVGKADKRYFIGLASPAAAGVVAGTVWAFSDYGIQGSKLSFLVALLVAAAGMLMVSNIKYNSFKELDLKGRVPFVAILAVVLVFAVVFSDPPRILLLVFLGYAASGPVQYLLRMRRRKNIE, encoded by the coding sequence ATGAGCGAACGTCCCGAAGAGCCGAACAAGGCCTCTGACGCCGAAAGCCTGCTACCGATCGATGAGCATGTTGAAGAAGGGCATGACGCCGAAGGACGCAAGGTTCGGCATCGCGGCATCTATCTGCTGCCCAACCTGTTCACCACTGCGAACCTGTTCGCCGGTTTCTATTCGATCATCAACTCCATGAGTGCCCAGGCGGCCCTCAGTGCGGGTGATCCACGCGAGGCGAGCAAGTATTTCGCCTTCGCCGCCATCGCCATTTTCGTCGCCATGGTCCTCGATGGACTGGACGGCCGCGTGGCACGTATGACCAACACCCAAAGCGCCTTCGGTGCCGAGTACGACTCGCTGTCGGACATGGTCGCCTTCGGTGTCGCCCCGGCATTGCTGGCCTTCGGCTGGGCCCTGGGTGACATGGGCAAGGTCGGCTGGATGGTCGCCTTCATCTATGTGGCTGGCGCCGCGCTGCGTCTGGCGCGCTTCAACACCCAGGTCGGCAAGGCCGACAAGCGTTACTTCATCGGCCTGGCCAGCCCGGCGGCGGCCGGTGTGGTAGCCGGTACCGTCTGGGCCTTCAGCGACTACGGCATCCAGGGTTCGAAGCTGTCGTTCCTGGTGGCGCTGCTGGTGGCCGCAGCTGGCATGCTGATGGTCAGCAACATCAAGTACAACAGCTTCAAGGAGCTGGATCTCAAGGGGCGCGTGCCGTTCGTAGCGATCCTCGCCGTGGTGCTGGTGTTCGCGGTAGTCTTCAGTGACCCGCCGCGCATCCTGCTGCTGGTGTTCCTCGGCTATGCGGCCTCCGGCCCTGTGCAATACCTGTTGCGCATGCGTCGACGCAAAAACATCGAGTGA
- the msrP gene encoding protein-methionine-sulfoxide reductase catalytic subunit MsrP translates to MLIKLSKASDCKESDVTPESIYVSRRAMLGGSLAALAATALPRWASAADPSRYADVEAGRAPGWFSEKLAATQWQAVTAPGEATTPFKDATHYNNFYEFGTDKGDPAANAGSLKTEPWTVVVDGEVGKPGRYALEDFMKPYQLEERIYRLRCVEAWSMVIPWLGFPISALLKQVEPTSKARYIRFETLQDPKSMPGQRSSFALIDWPYIEGLRLDEAMNPLAILAVGMYGRELPNQNGAPLRLVVPWKYGFKSIKSIVRISLVEEQPRTTWQAIAPEEYGFYANVNPEVDHPRWTQARERRLPSGLFSPNVRPTQMFNGYAEEVAGLYSGLDLRKNY, encoded by the coding sequence ATGCTTATCAAGCTGTCCAAAGCCTCCGATTGCAAAGAATCGGATGTCACCCCCGAATCCATTTATGTCTCGCGTCGCGCCATGCTCGGCGGCTCGCTGGCTGCCCTTGCGGCAACTGCGCTGCCACGCTGGGCCAGTGCTGCCGATCCATCGCGCTATGCCGATGTCGAGGCGGGCAGGGCGCCTGGCTGGTTCAGCGAGAAGCTCGCCGCCACCCAGTGGCAGGCAGTAACGGCGCCGGGGGAGGCGACCACGCCGTTCAAGGATGCCACCCACTACAACAACTTCTACGAGTTCGGCACCGACAAGGGCGATCCGGCGGCCAATGCCGGCAGCCTGAAAACCGAGCCGTGGACCGTGGTGGTTGATGGCGAGGTAGGCAAGCCCGGGCGCTATGCCCTGGAAGACTTCATGAAGCCCTATCAGCTGGAGGAGCGCATCTATCGCCTGCGCTGCGTGGAGGCCTGGTCGATGGTCATCCCCTGGTTGGGCTTTCCGATATCGGCGTTGCTCAAGCAAGTCGAGCCAACCTCCAAGGCGCGCTACATTCGCTTCGAAACCTTGCAGGACCCAAAAAGCATGCCCGGCCAGCGTTCAAGCTTTGCCCTGATCGACTGGCCTTATATAGAAGGCTTGCGCCTGGATGAAGCGATGAATCCGCTGGCGATCCTCGCCGTCGGCATGTACGGGCGTGAACTGCCCAACCAGAATGGTGCGCCGTTGCGTCTGGTGGTGCCATGGAAGTACGGCTTCAAGAGCATCAAGTCGATCGTGCGCATCAGTCTGGTCGAAGAGCAGCCGCGCACCACCTGGCAGGCAATTGCCCCGGAAGAATATGGCTTCTACGCCAACGTGAACCCCGAGGTCGATCATCCGCGCTGGACCCAGGCCCGTGAGCGGCGCCTGCCCAGTGGCCTGTTCAGCCCCAATGTGCGGCCCACGCAGATGTTCAATGGCTATGCCGAAGAAGTGGCAGGGCTGTACAGCGGTCTCGACCTGAGGAAGAACTACTGA
- the msrQ gene encoding protein-methionine-sulfoxide reductase heme-binding subunit MsrQ: MRYPLFRLGIFILASIWPLWWLYEAAMEALGPDPGKILVDRLGLGALIFLLITLSMTPLQRLTGWAGWIVSRRQLGLWCFAYIVLHLSAYMFFVLGLDWGQLGVELSKRPYIIVGMLGFVGLLTLAVTSNRYSQRRLGARWKKLHKLVYVILGLGLLHFLWVVRADLKEWSIYAAIGLFLLALRIPALERRIPRLVTRKTPPLKQS; this comes from the coding sequence ATGCGTTATCCACTGTTCAGGCTCGGCATCTTCATCCTGGCCAGTATCTGGCCGCTGTGGTGGTTGTATGAGGCAGCCATGGAGGCCCTTGGGCCGGATCCGGGCAAGATCCTGGTCGATCGCCTGGGGTTGGGGGCTTTGATCTTCCTGTTGATAACCTTGAGCATGACGCCCTTGCAGCGCCTTACCGGTTGGGCGGGCTGGATCGTCTCGCGGCGCCAGCTGGGGTTGTGGTGCTTTGCTTATATAGTGCTGCACCTGAGTGCCTACATGTTCTTCGTGCTTGGCCTGGACTGGGGGCAGTTGGGGGTGGAACTGAGCAAGCGTCCCTACATCATTGTCGGCATGTTGGGGTTTGTTGGTTTGCTGACCTTGGCGGTGACGTCCAACCGCTACAGTCAGCGTCGCCTGGGCGCGCGCTGGAAAAAACTGCACAAGCTGGTGTATGTCATTCTTGGCTTGGGCCTTTTGCACTTTCTATGGGTAGTGCGCGCCGACCTTAAAGAATGGTCCATATATGCTGCTATTGGTTTGTTCCTGCTGGCCTTGCGCATTCCCGCGCTTGAGCGGCGAATTCCCCGGCTGGTAACGCGCAAAACACCGCCGTTGAAACAAAGTTGA